Proteins found in one Acinetobacter sp. XH1741 genomic segment:
- a CDS encoding response regulator transcription factor, producing MSTQHVSFQQASPNEQAVILIVDDVPENLGLLHESLDQAGYRVLVTTDGLSAIEIAHRCLPDMILLDGNMPHMDGFESCIQLKASPITQFIPVIFMTGLSETEHIVRGFQVGGVDYVTKPLNIEEVLARVKTHLAHAKLLQQQKQVIDATETAILALDVHGKIVWKTQKASDLLNQYLSELEGFEAGLKAWFSDLEHEKDPKKLTSCSYSTPSQQLQLLLLTPWETNPSVAKNYLIQIKTSTPALEMADILKYCPQLTQREAEVMHWLLLGKTNKDIAEILELSPRTVNKHLEHVFEKLCVENRTAAVAHINSLVQEFH from the coding sequence GCAACATGTTTCTTTTCAGCAAGCTTCGCCAAACGAGCAGGCTGTTATTCTGATTGTGGATGACGTGCCTGAAAATTTAGGCTTGCTACATGAAAGTCTAGATCAGGCAGGTTATCGCGTACTTGTCACAACCGATGGGTTGAGTGCTATTGAAATAGCACACCGATGCTTACCTGATATGATTTTGCTTGATGGCAATATGCCACATATGGATGGTTTTGAAAGTTGTATACAGCTTAAAGCGAGTCCAATTACGCAGTTTATTCCCGTCATTTTTATGACAGGCTTGTCGGAAACAGAACATATAGTGCGTGGTTTTCAGGTGGGTGGGGTGGATTATGTGACCAAACCCCTGAATATTGAAGAAGTACTGGCAAGAGTGAAAACGCATTTGGCACATGCCAAATTATTGCAACAACAAAAACAGGTGATTGATGCAACGGAAACAGCCATTCTCGCGCTAGATGTTCACGGTAAAATTGTGTGGAAAACTCAAAAAGCCAGTGATTTACTGAATCAATATTTATCTGAATTAGAGGGTTTTGAAGCAGGTTTAAAAGCTTGGTTTTCAGACTTGGAACATGAAAAAGACCCCAAAAAATTAACCAGCTGTTCTTATTCAACACCATCTCAGCAATTACAGCTTTTATTGCTCACGCCGTGGGAGACTAACCCAAGTGTGGCAAAAAACTATCTGATACAGATTAAGACTTCTACACCTGCCTTAGAAATGGCTGATATTTTGAAATATTGTCCGCAGTTGACTCAACGTGAGGCAGAAGTCATGCACTGGTTGTTGTTAGGGAAAACCAATAAAGATATTGCCGAAATCTTGGAGCTGAGTCCACGGACGGTAAATAAGCATTTAGAGCATGTGTTTGAAAAACTTTGCGTTGAAAATCGAACTGCTGCTGTGGCGCACATTAATAGTTTGGTGCAAGAGTTTCATTAA